One genomic segment of Sphingobacteriales bacterium includes these proteins:
- a CDS encoding choice-of-anchor J domain-containing protein encodes MNLSRISFLFLTLFVLGHFFNTPIQAQHRCGSMLQLKHAMAEDPSIIERIAELNEQAANYKPKDGQEEIITIPVVFHILETNGIPQTKVSDDKIYTQLDVLNEAFRLKNKDFDNVREIFKPFAADIEIEFCLAAQTPDGLATTGITRTATNVKKFDIGSNVAKYTADGGKDAWDTKKYLNIWVCADIWDENSGNDDILGYAQFPGGGKKETDGVVLAYNAFGTIEPVLDDYNEGGSAVHEVGHWLGLWHIWGDGLGEELSCFHDDEVSDTPESIEANYKCDYKIDQCTNDAFPDMIENYMDYTSDKCTSMFTSGQKNRMRSVFNFNAFRYALASSNGCVSVATAENGAKLEKVISPTGAQNCTCVAPEIEFSNSGTGMLYYVKFRYNVDGGPFSSLFWTGELNSLGKASFTLDTICASGDGTIHELKIICLDPNGLPDFDKNGDTIVKAFATVKPAITTKIVESFEGSFPPASWSVGGTTGFSAGNSGNNSAASASMPNFSYAAAAGTQDELILPEIDLNSFPEASFQFDVAYAQKNAGETPDILEVWVSRCSKYSFEKVWSKSGADLATAPPTTNNFAPSGLQWRKEVIDLNNYVGSRNLVIKFRQTRGQGNNLFIDNVNLQHTVGFETPQIINKPNIYSKLFPNPAQNSAVLQIQNGHQNGSYQVVMYNVSGKQLTSWQIPSSGGSPTIEQTISLQDYYEGVYFVVITNPKGEQAIHKLVKLK; translated from the coding sequence ATGAATCTTTCCCGTATCTCTTTCTTATTTTTAACCTTATTTGTGTTGGGGCATTTTTTTAATACCCCCATACAAGCCCAACATCGGTGCGGCTCAATGCTGCAATTAAAACATGCCATGGCAGAAGACCCTTCAATAATAGAACGCATTGCCGAGTTGAACGAACAAGCAGCCAACTATAAACCCAAAGATGGACAAGAAGAAATTATTACTATTCCGGTTGTATTTCATATCTTGGAAACTAACGGAATCCCACAAACAAAAGTAAGTGACGATAAAATTTATACCCAACTTGATGTTTTAAACGAAGCGTTTAGGCTTAAAAACAAAGATTTTGATAATGTACGTGAAATTTTTAAACCTTTTGCCGCCGATATTGAAATAGAATTTTGCCTTGCTGCCCAAACTCCCGATGGTTTGGCTACAACCGGAATTACCCGCACTGCTACTAATGTTAAAAAATTTGATATTGGCAGTAATGTAGCAAAATATACCGCCGACGGCGGTAAAGATGCCTGGGATACAAAAAAATATCTTAATATATGGGTTTGCGCCGATATATGGGATGAAAATAGCGGCAATGATGATATTTTAGGCTATGCGCAGTTTCCGGGGGGAGGAAAAAAAGAAACAGATGGCGTAGTGTTGGCCTACAATGCTTTTGGCACCATTGAACCCGTTTTAGACGATTACAATGAAGGTGGGTCAGCAGTTCACGAGGTTGGCCACTGGTTGGGATTATGGCATATATGGGGAGACGGCTTGGGTGAAGAACTGTCGTGTTTTCATGATGATGAAGTTAGCGACACGCCTGAGTCAATAGAGGCCAATTACAAATGTGATTATAAAATTGACCAATGTACCAACGATGCCTTTCCGGATATGATTGAAAACTATATGGACTATACATCCGACAAGTGCACAAGTATGTTCACATCTGGCCAAAAAAACCGGATGCGAAGCGTGTTTAATTTTAATGCCTTTCGTTATGCCCTTGCCTCGTCAAATGGTTGTGTTTCGGTAGCTACTGCCGAAAATGGCGCTAAACTTGAAAAAGTTATTAGCCCAACCGGTGCTCAAAACTGTACTTGTGTAGCGCCCGAAATTGAATTTTCAAACTCAGGTACAGGCATGTTGTATTATGTTAAATTTAGATACAATGTAGATGGCGGCCCGTTTAGCTCGCTATTTTGGACGGGCGAACTTAACTCGTTAGGCAAGGCAAGTTTTACCTTAGATACCATTTGCGCATCGGGAGATGGCACAATTCATGAGCTAAAAATTATATGTTTAGACCCTAACGGGCTGCCCGATTTTGATAAAAATGGCGACACCATAGTAAAAGCTTTTGCAACCGTTAAGCCTGCCATTACTACTAAAATTGTTGAAAGCTTTGAGGGGTCTTTTCCGCCCGCAAGCTGGTCGGTTGGCGGTACAACCGGATTTTCGGCGGGTAACTCAGGAAATAATAGTGCCGCGTCGGCATCAATGCCCAATTTTAGTTATGCGGCAGCGGCTGGCACACAAGATGAGTTAATTTTACCCGAAATAGACCTAAATAGTTTCCCCGAAGCCTCGTTTCAGTTTGATGTTGCTTATGCACAGAAAAATGCCGGAGAAACACCCGATATTTTAGAAGTGTGGGTTTCGCGCTGCTCAAAATATTCATTTGAAAAAGTATGGTCAAAAAGCGGTGCCGATTTGGCTACCGCCCCACCTACAACAAATAATTTTGCACCATCGGGTTTGCAATGGCGAAAAGAAGTGATAGACCTTAATAATTACGTAGGCTCGCGCAATTTGGTAATTAAATTTAGGCAAACCCGCGGCCAAGGCAACAACTTATTTATTGACAATGTTAACCTGCAGCACACGGTAGGTTTTGAGACGCCGCAAATTATCAACAAACCTAATATCTACAGCAAATTATTCCCCAATCCGGCACAAAATAGCGCGGTTTTACAAATACAAAACGGGCATCAAAATGGCAGCTATCAAGTAGTAATGTACAATGTATCGGGCAAACAGCTAACAAGCTGGCAGATCCCCTCAAGTGGCGGCTCGCCAACTATTGAGCAAACAATTTCGTTACAAGACTATTACGAGGGGGTTTACTTTGTTGTAATTACCAACCCTAAAGGAGAGCAAGCTATACACAAATTAGTAAAACTAAAATAG
- a CDS encoding CDP-alcohol phosphatidyltransferase family protein produces MRKNIPNLFTLCNLLLGCIAVVFLFNGYEQWVPWLVFFALVADFADGFFARLLNAHSPIGGQLDSLADMVTFGFLPGAILFFLLQRHFGYGTIIWVSLPGFLLTLLSAVRLANFNIDERQTMGFIGLPTPSACAFVIGLLALYNAPQKGYLAYYFLHPAAIYASTVILSILLVAELPMFSNKFTHFNWQGNELRYSFGFISLAAVIVLGFAATLAIIPIYIILSMYMHWQNTIKKT; encoded by the coding sequence ATGCGTAAAAATATACCCAATTTATTTACGCTTTGTAATTTACTACTTGGCTGCATCGCTGTTGTTTTTTTATTTAATGGCTACGAACAATGGGTGCCATGGTTGGTATTTTTTGCCCTTGTTGCCGATTTTGCCGATGGATTTTTTGCCCGGCTGCTAAATGCCCACTCGCCCATCGGCGGCCAGCTCGACTCGTTGGCCGACATGGTTACGTTTGGCTTTTTACCAGGCGCTATTTTATTTTTTTTGTTGCAACGTCATTTTGGCTATGGCACCATTATTTGGGTCAGTTTGCCGGGCTTTTTACTCACTTTGCTTTCGGCGGTGCGCTTAGCCAATTTTAATATTGACGAGCGGCAAACTATGGGTTTTATTGGCTTGCCTACGCCTTCGGCTTGTGCTTTTGTTATAGGCTTGTTGGCCTTGTATAATGCCCCACAAAAAGGATATTTGGCCTATTACTTTTTACATCCGGCAGCTATTTATGCCTCAACTGTAATTTTATCAATTTTATTGGTGGCCGAGTTGCCCATGTTCTCGAACAAATTTACCCATTTTAACTGGCAGGGCAACGAGTTGCGTTATAGTTTTGGATTTATAAGCTTAGCGGCTGTTATTGTGTTGGGTTTTGCAGCTACTTTGGCCATAATTCCTATATATATTATTTTGTCCATGTACATGCATTGGCAGAACACCATAAAAAAAACATAG
- a CDS encoding aminopeptidase P N-terminal domain-containing protein, with translation MKKYHAIAAELFVENRKRLAAQLAPNSVAIFNSNDEWPRSADGFHLFRQNADLFYLSGIDQEQTTLLLFPDHPDENLREVLFIRDTNEHIAVWEGHKYTIEEAQAQSGIKTIFWASQLDAHLPSFMYVAQNCYLNTNEHLRMRTPIADKDLRFAQQLCQQYPLHNFKRLAPIMHHLRSIKTDAELACMREAINITRSAFLRVLKFVKPGVTEYEIEAEIMHEYLKNRATGPAYSSIIASGGNSCVLHYVANNQVCKDGDILLMDFGAEYANYAADLTRTIPVNGRFTARQRAVYEAVLRVMEQAKSMLVPGNYLSDYEKDVGKIMESELIGLGLLSKDEVAKQNPDRPLYKKYYMHGTSHFLGLDVHDVGHKYNPIQAGMVFTCEPGIYIREEGIGIRLENDILVTDHGPVDMMQFVPLHPDEIEDLMN, from the coding sequence ATGAAAAAGTATCACGCTATTGCCGCCGAATTGTTCGTTGAAAACCGCAAACGTTTAGCCGCACAATTAGCACCCAACTCAGTAGCTATTTTTAATTCGAATGACGAGTGGCCACGCAGTGCTGACGGATTTCATTTATTTAGGCAAAACGCTGATTTGTTTTATTTATCCGGAATTGACCAAGAGCAAACTACGCTTCTCCTTTTCCCCGACCATCCGGATGAAAACCTGCGCGAAGTACTTTTTATCCGCGACACAAACGAACATATTGCCGTTTGGGAGGGTCATAAATATACAATTGAAGAAGCCCAGGCACAGTCGGGCATTAAAACCATATTTTGGGCAAGTCAGTTAGATGCTCATTTGCCGAGTTTTATGTATGTAGCGCAAAACTGTTACCTTAATACCAACGAGCACTTGCGCATGCGCACCCCCATTGCCGACAAAGATTTGCGCTTTGCCCAACAGCTATGCCAACAATACCCTTTACACAATTTTAAACGTTTGGCCCCAATAATGCACCATTTGCGCAGCATAAAAACCGATGCCGAACTTGCCTGCATGCGCGAGGCTATCAATATTACACGCAGTGCTTTTTTACGGGTGCTTAAATTTGTAAAACCGGGCGTAACCGAATACGAAATTGAAGCCGAAATTATGCACGAGTATCTTAAAAACAGGGCTACCGGCCCAGCGTATAGTAGCATCATTGCATCGGGCGGTAATAGCTGCGTACTTCATTATGTGGCTAATAATCAGGTTTGCAAAGATGGCGATATTTTACTAATGGATTTTGGCGCCGAATATGCCAATTATGCCGCCGACTTAACCCGGACAATTCCAGTTAATGGCCGGTTCACCGCAAGGCAAAGGGCTGTTTACGAAGCTGTTTTGCGCGTAATGGAGCAAGCCAAATCAATGTTAGTACCGGGCAATTACCTGAGCGACTACGAGAAGGATGTAGGTAAAATTATGGAAAGTGAACTAATTGGCTTAGGCTTATTAAGCAAAGATGAGGTTGCCAAACAAAATCCGGATAGGCCATTATATAAAAAGTATTATATGCACGGAACATCGCATTTTTTGGGCTTAGACGTGCACGATGTAGGCCACAAATATAACCCCATACAAGCAGGCATGGTGTTTACCTGCGAGCCGGGCATATATATTAGAGAAGAAGGCATTGGCATACGTTTAGAAAACGACATATTAGTAACTGACCACGGCCCTGTTGATATGATGCAGTTTGTACCTTTGCATCCGGATGAAATTGAAGACTTGATGAATTAG
- a CDS encoding phosphoglycerate kinase, which yields MNLASDFNFNGLKALVRVDFNVPLNAERQITDNTRIVEALPTINKILSDGGAMVLMSHLGRPKGIADEKYSLQPVVAELQKLINRKIYFAPNCIGEATQQAVANLKSGEILLLENVRFHAEEETGDANFAKQLADLGCQVYVNDAFGTAHRAHASTCTIAQFFKPQHRLMGMLLAEEVQNAKRFTEQAQSPVVAILGGAKVSDKILLIENLLNKVDTILIGGGMVYTFVKAMGLNIGKSLCENDRLEVAQNIWNMAKQAKATLALPIDSLCAAEFNNDAPITVHYNNELPDDKMGLDIGPESIPAFTDIILKAKTIFWNGPMGVFEMPNFAKGTKAIAHAVAKATQQNGAFSLVGGGDSVAALKQLGLDSQISYVSTGGGAMLELLEGKELPGVKALMPDLKAQTEQ from the coding sequence ATGAACTTAGCATCTGATTTTAATTTTAACGGCCTAAAAGCCTTAGTACGGGTTGATTTTAATGTGCCTTTAAATGCCGAACGTCAAATAACCGATAATACCCGGATAGTTGAGGCATTGCCCACTATCAACAAAATATTGTCAGATGGTGGCGCTATGGTATTAATGTCGCATTTAGGTCGCCCTAAAGGTATTGCCGACGAAAAATACTCGTTACAGCCCGTTGTGGCTGAATTACAGAAATTAATAAATCGTAAAATTTATTTTGCCCCCAATTGCATTGGTGAGGCTACTCAACAAGCCGTAGCTAATTTAAAATCCGGAGAAATTTTATTGCTCGAAAATGTGCGTTTTCATGCCGAAGAAGAAACGGGCGATGCAAATTTTGCCAAGCAGTTAGCCGATTTAGGCTGCCAGGTTTACGTAAATGATGCCTTTGGCACTGCCCACCGTGCCCACGCAAGTACTTGTACCATAGCCCAGTTTTTTAAACCGCAACACCGGCTTATGGGCATGTTGTTAGCCGAAGAAGTGCAAAATGCCAAACGTTTTACCGAACAAGCACAAAGCCCCGTAGTAGCCATTTTAGGCGGGGCAAAAGTTAGCGACAAAATTTTACTCATCGAAAACCTGCTTAATAAGGTGGACACCATTTTAATAGGTGGTGGCATGGTTTATACTTTTGTAAAAGCAATGGGATTAAATATTGGCAAATCGTTATGCGAAAACGACCGTTTAGAGGTGGCACAAAATATTTGGAACATGGCAAAACAAGCCAAAGCTACACTTGCCCTACCTATTGACAGCCTTTGTGCTGCCGAATTTAACAACGATGCCCCTATAACGGTACACTATAATAACGAACTTCCGGATGATAAAATGGGTTTAGACATTGGCCCCGAATCTATACCTGCATTTACAGACATCATACTTAAAGCAAAAACCATATTTTGGAACGGCCCCATGGGCGTTTTTGAAATGCCAAATTTTGCCAAAGGTACAAAAGCCATTGCCCACGCAGTTGCTAAAGCTACCCAGCAAAACGGCGCTTTTTCGCTGGTAGGTGGCGGCGACAGTGTGGCAGCCTTAAAACAACTTGGTTTGGACAGTCAAATAAGTTATGTTAGCACGGGCGGCGGCGCCATGTTAGAGTTGTTAGAAGGCAAAGAACTGCCAGGCGTTAAAGCATTAATGCCCGACCTCAAAGCTCAAACAGAGCAATAA
- a CDS encoding S9 family peptidase: MKLKDLYKLQTISGCHFSASGKKVVYALNRIDKKTEKKYCNLQLIEVKTGKTQSLTKGDFIDVAARFSPDCKWVAFLSNRTENKTTQLFRINIKSGKISQLTHSDADIQQFSWSPSGRQIVLQTQAHTKSEIKRRNNEAQKALGVVEMHYKKRPFFKSDGMGYNREEANQISVLEIKNKKIKNLTLDKDFTNNGPIWSPCGNFIAWVGSKFPDCDLHPGEDEIYCHNLEEQSVRKLPGSPSPKWSLTFSPDGKQLAWIGNKNAAQWWSNCHLYLQPFDGSSEPEILTENLGMCCSNLSLGDVKSGVTDSAPIFTADGRGLIFQYSSEGHTYIGTLDIATKTLWPTANEPGVCCEFYTDASRQQLLYVHGSFYDPMQIKLLAANGQTQNLTQLNKNLLQNYNFGDLEELRITLPDGETQIHGWVLKPPQFDPEKQYPSVLQIHGGPWLQFAHAFMHEFLWLAAQGYVVHFCNPLGSKGYGEAFAKAIQNNWGQPAYESLMAWTDEIANLPYINPNQMGVCGGSYGGYMVNWIIGHTHRFKAAVTQRCVSNLVSFWGSSDVNWAFQQAFSNKPPFKDFTNYWRLSPIKYIANAKTPTLVMHSLNDYRCPIEQGEQVFVALKYLGVETELVLHPEESHGLSRNGRTDRRISRLKHIKRWLNKHLTE, translated from the coding sequence ATGAAACTAAAAGATTTATACAAATTGCAAACCATATCGGGTTGCCATTTTTCGGCATCAGGGAAAAAAGTAGTATATGCTTTGAACCGTATTGACAAAAAAACCGAAAAAAAATATTGTAATTTGCAACTCATCGAGGTTAAAACTGGTAAAACCCAATCGCTCACCAAAGGCGATTTTATTGATGTAGCCGCCCGGTTTTCGCCCGACTGCAAATGGGTTGCATTTTTAAGCAACCGCACCGAAAATAAAACCACTCAACTATTCCGGATAAATATTAAATCCGGAAAAATTAGTCAATTAACGCATTCAGATGCCGATATTCAACAATTTTCATGGTCGCCATCTGGCCGGCAAATAGTGCTTCAAACGCAGGCGCACACCAAATCCGAAATAAAACGCCGCAACAACGAAGCGCAAAAAGCATTGGGTGTGGTTGAAATGCACTATAAAAAACGCCCATTTTTTAAAAGCGATGGCATGGGCTACAACCGCGAAGAAGCCAACCAAATTAGTGTGCTTGAAATTAAAAATAAAAAAATTAAAAATTTAACTCTCGATAAAGATTTTACCAACAATGGCCCAATATGGTCGCCGTGTGGCAATTTTATTGCTTGGGTGGGTAGTAAATTTCCGGATTGTGATTTGCACCCTGGAGAGGATGAAATATATTGCCACAACCTCGAAGAGCAATCGGTGCGCAAATTGCCCGGCAGCCCCTCGCCCAAATGGTCGCTAACTTTTTCGCCCGATGGAAAACAATTAGCATGGATAGGCAACAAAAATGCAGCCCAATGGTGGAGCAACTGCCATTTATACCTTCAGCCATTTGACGGCAGCAGCGAACCCGAAATATTAACCGAAAACTTGGGCATGTGCTGTTCAAACTTATCGTTAGGCGATGTTAAAAGCGGCGTAACTGATTCGGCGCCCATTTTTACTGCCGATGGGCGCGGGTTAATTTTTCAATACTCAAGCGAAGGGCATACCTATATTGGCACCCTCGATATAGCTACCAAAACCTTATGGCCTACCGCAAACGAGCCCGGCGTATGCTGTGAATTTTACACCGATGCGAGCCGCCAACAACTATTATATGTGCACGGCAGCTTTTACGACCCCATGCAAATAAAACTGCTTGCTGCCAATGGTCAAACTCAAAATTTGACCCAATTAAACAAAAATCTGCTGCAAAACTACAATTTTGGCGATTTAGAAGAGCTGCGCATTACCTTACCCGACGGCGAAACCCAAATTCATGGATGGGTATTAAAACCACCCCAGTTTGACCCCGAAAAACAATATCCTTCGGTGCTGCAAATACATGGCGGCCCCTGGCTGCAGTTTGCCCACGCTTTTATGCACGAGTTTTTATGGTTGGCGGCGCAAGGTTATGTTGTTCATTTTTGCAACCCGTTAGGCAGTAAGGGCTACGGCGAAGCCTTTGCCAAAGCCATTCAAAATAACTGGGGACAACCTGCCTACGAGTCGCTAATGGCCTGGACCGATGAAATTGCTAACTTGCCCTATATAAACCCAAATCAAATGGGAGTTTGCGGCGGCAGCTATGGCGGCTATATGGTAAACTGGATTATTGGGCACACCCACCGCTTTAAAGCTGCCGTAACACAACGCTGTGTTAGTAATTTGGTGAGTTTTTGGGGCAGCAGCGACGTAAACTGGGCATTTCAGCAGGCATTCAGCAACAAACCTCCTTTTAAAGATTTTACCAATTACTGGCGTTTATCGCCCATAAAATACATTGCCAACGCCAAAACCCCTACCCTGGTTATGCACAGTCTTAACGATTACAGATGCCCCATTGAACAAGGCGAGCAGGTATTTGTAGCCCTTAAATATTTAGGAGTTGAAACCGAATTGGTGCTGCATCCGGAAGAATCGCATGGACTATCGCGCAATGGTCGCACCGACAGGCGTATATCGCGCTTAAAACATATAAAAAGATGGCTGAACAAGCATCTGACTGAGTAA
- a CDS encoding WYL domain-containing protein: MATNKNALIRYKVLDNCFRNPGRRYFIDDLIAECENILLEIDPESNGISRRQLFEDIAFMESKEGWSIDLARHRFGKKVYYRYADMSFYINNMPLNEVEINQLKAAVGILSQFKGMPQFEWVNELVPKLQQGMAIDEMPTTIMEFDSNQYLKGIEHLGQLYNAIFYKKVLAISYQPFENDIPFEVRLHPYFLKQYNSRWFLFGYNPEKKKHDWNLAIDRIVSVEETKGAYQKNNKIDWQEYFEDIIGVTKPDNAEPEQVVLHFKGRTGKYMETKPLHGSQKSKWIDENTLKISLHVIINYELERLILSYADMVAVIAPLRLADTVKSRLEMAIKQY, encoded by the coding sequence ATGGCTACAAATAAAAATGCACTTATACGCTACAAAGTATTGGATAACTGCTTCAGAAATCCGGGAAGAAGGTATTTTATTGATGATTTGATTGCCGAATGTGAAAATATCTTGCTTGAAATAGATCCGGAATCGAACGGCATCAGCCGAAGGCAGCTATTTGAAGATATTGCCTTCATGGAAAGTAAAGAAGGCTGGAGCATTGATTTGGCAAGGCACAGGTTTGGCAAAAAAGTGTACTATCGCTACGCCGACATGTCGTTTTATATTAATAATATGCCTTTGAACGAAGTAGAAATTAACCAGTTAAAGGCTGCGGTGGGCATACTTTCGCAGTTTAAGGGTATGCCACAATTTGAATGGGTAAATGAGCTGGTGCCTAAACTGCAACAAGGAATGGCTATTGATGAAATGCCCACTACTATTATGGAGTTCGACAGCAACCAGTACCTAAAAGGTATTGAGCACCTTGGGCAATTGTATAATGCCATTTTCTATAAAAAAGTACTTGCCATTAGTTATCAGCCCTTTGAAAATGATATTCCTTTTGAGGTTCGGCTACACCCCTATTTTTTAAAACAATATAATAGTCGCTGGTTTTTATTTGGCTATAATCCGGAAAAGAAAAAACACGACTGGAATTTGGCTATAGACCGCATTGTATCTGTTGAGGAAACAAAAGGGGCGTATCAAAAAAACAATAAAATAGACTGGCAGGAGTATTTTGAAGACATAATCGGCGTTACCAAACCCGACAATGCCGAACCCGAACAAGTAGTGTTGCACTTTAAAGGCAGAACAGGAAAATACATGGAGACCAAGCCCTTGCATGGTTCGCAAAAATCGAAATGGATAGACGAAAATACCTTAAAAATAAGCCTGCACGTAATTATCAACTACGAGTTAGAAAGGTTAATACTTTCGTATGCCGATATGGTTGCGGTTATAGCACCATTAAGGCTTGCCGATACCGTTAAATCGAGGTTAGAAATGGCAATAAAGCAGTACTAA
- a CDS encoding RNA-directed DNA polymerase — protein MKPAQEHIDRIKTAFEKMQSKEDLLRLLNEVKPLIYGKKTVPFALKQLTWHANPKLGGKRYEAFHIKKKSGADRSIHAPVKGLKALQKTLALILQAVFEPHNAATGFVWERSIVDNAKLHVGSNYVYNIDLKDFFQSIDQARVWKTLQLKPFNLNETATEKPFSMGWGDFQKNYLKTKKPVKFYKGKGRVFVKTPLGRPIHMSNNFNAEKDAYVLQAGSSLRTQKGKSLKNTLWLVNKIPDTSRLGIANIIASLCCTEMEVERKNEAGEWEKVKRNVLPQGAPTSPVITNIVCQKLDYLLTGVAKRFRLKYSRYADDISFSSKHNVYKPGSEFIIELHRILAEQGFRINETKTRLQKDGHRKEVTGLLVNDKVNVQKRYIKQLRMWLYYWERYGYEKASIFFLQQYTADKTTGLKGKPEMKNVISGKLDFLKMVKGEDNELYKKLQLRFDCLTGKSDKSNEEPPRSKLRRLGIFRLLMGSSTPPTKEKIIERGLPPSETALYLEEHERMNNPNQGNRYEKLPVWHEPKSLVALLKELSSNDSVLKYTTHSWGNERDLGIFKDLSEFLGVANEQYRKLTSYSFYLNNTLNAKIWAFLFNKEVSKDGWGHGDPKKRIYFGWSSPELLEACNKNPSLHPEDFILPEQYQIQRGGKTLQKFKHIIDVFKNEIEIRDENDGLLNLILNKHDKYLNGFSAPKISNLVNKNFYTDVQWLSEGLDLIFEGIQKRPQHPEVEYAVTEETNKKLVLTILHRNSFQKGRSIHDNKLNLKGGDFSSIKNCLINLCDWSIESEFAEGAYRINYLSSLMVFSNGISDEIRLGEPFRSIPTHEKIEAAEGFKHILTFYK, from the coding sequence GTGAAACCAGCGCAAGAACATATAGACCGTATTAAAACTGCCTTTGAAAAAATGCAGTCGAAAGAAGATTTACTTCGTTTGTTAAACGAGGTAAAACCCCTTATTTATGGAAAAAAAACGGTTCCGTTTGCTTTGAAACAACTGACCTGGCACGCCAACCCTAAATTGGGTGGCAAAAGGTATGAAGCCTTTCACATCAAAAAAAAATCTGGGGCAGACCGAAGCATACACGCGCCGGTAAAAGGGTTAAAAGCATTGCAAAAAACGCTGGCGCTTATACTTCAGGCTGTTTTTGAACCGCATAATGCGGCAACGGGTTTTGTTTGGGAAAGGTCAATTGTGGACAATGCTAAACTGCATGTTGGCAGTAATTATGTGTATAATATAGACCTGAAAGATTTTTTTCAGAGTATAGACCAGGCAAGGGTATGGAAAACCCTGCAACTAAAACCCTTCAATTTGAATGAGACTGCTACGGAAAAACCTTTTTCTATGGGGTGGGGGGATTTTCAAAAAAATTATCTGAAAACAAAAAAGCCTGTAAAGTTTTATAAGGGCAAGGGAAGGGTATTCGTCAAAACACCTTTGGGTCGTCCCATTCATATGTCAAACAATTTTAACGCTGAAAAAGATGCTTATGTATTGCAGGCTGGCAGTTCATTAAGAACCCAAAAAGGTAAATCTTTAAAAAACACCCTTTGGTTGGTAAATAAAATACCGGATACAAGCCGGTTGGGAATAGCCAATATTATCGCCTCGCTGTGCTGCACCGAAATGGAAGTGGAGCGAAAAAACGAAGCAGGCGAATGGGAAAAAGTTAAACGAAATGTATTGCCACAGGGCGCGCCTACTTCGCCAGTTATAACAAATATAGTATGCCAAAAACTCGATTACCTTCTTACAGGAGTAGCCAAACGTTTCAGGCTAAAATACAGCCGTTATGCCGACGATATTAGTTTTAGCTCTAAACACAATGTTTACAAACCGGGTAGCGAATTTATAATAGAATTACACCGGATTTTAGCCGAGCAGGGTTTTCGTATTAACGAAACCAAAACCCGTTTGCAGAAAGACGGACACCGCAAAGAGGTTACGGGCTTATTGGTGAACGATAAAGTAAATGTGCAAAAACGCTATATAAAACAATTGCGCATGTGGCTGTATTACTGGGAAAGATATGGTTATGAAAAAGCAAGTATATTTTTTTTACAGCAATACACCGCCGATAAAACAACGGGTTTAAAAGGCAAACCCGAAATGAAAAACGTTATCTCCGGAAAATTGGATTTTTTAAAAATGGTGAAAGGGGAAGACAATGAACTGTATAAAAAACTGCAATTGCGATTTGATTGTTTAACGGGGAAAAGTGATAAATCAAACGAAGAGCCGCCAAGGTCAAAACTAAGGAGATTAGGGATTTTTCGTTTACTTATGGGAAGCAGTACCCCCCCTACTAAAGAAAAAATTATAGAACGAGGACTCCCCCCAAGTGAAACGGCACTTTATTTAGAAGAGCACGAACGGATGAATAATCCTAATCAAGGTAACAGATATGAAAAACTCCCCGTTTGGCATGAACCTAAGAGCTTGGTTGCCCTGTTAAAGGAATTATCTTCAAATGACAGTGTCCTAAAATACACAACCCATAGCTGGGGTAACGAACGCGATTTGGGAATATTTAAAGATTTGTCCGAATTTTTAGGTGTAGCAAACGAACAGTATCGTAAGCTCACTTCTTATTCATTTTACTTGAATAATACTCTAAATGCAAAAATATGGGCTTTCTTATTTAATAAAGAGGTGTCTAAAGACGGATGGGGCCATGGAGACCCTAAAAAACGGATTTATTTTGGCTGGAGTTCGCCAGAATTATTAGAGGCGTGTAATAAAAACCCATCGCTACACCCCGAAGATTTTATTTTGCCCGAACAATATCAGATTCAACGGGGTGGGAAAACCCTTCAAAAATTTAAGCATATAATTGATGTTTTTAAAAATGAAATTGAAATCAGAGATGAAAATGACGGCTTGCTAAACCTTATTCTTAACAAGCACGACAAATATTTAAACGGTTTTTCAGCACCAAAGATTTCCAATCTCGTAAACAAAAATTTTTATACAGACGTACAATGGCTCAGCGAAGGGCTTGATTTAATTTTTGAAGGAATACAAAAACGCCCTCAGCATCCGGAAGTGGAATATGCTGTAACTGAAGAAACTAATAAAAAATTAGTACTTACCATTCTGCACCGAAATTCATTTCAGAAAGGCAGGTCAATTCATGATAATAAACTTAACCTTAAGGGAGGCGATTTTAGCTCCATAAAGAATTGTTTGATAAACCTTTGCGACTGGAGTATAGAATCTGAATTTGCAGAAGGGGCATACCGAATTAATTACCTCAGTTCACTTATGGTTTTCTCAAACGGTATATCTGACGAAATAAGACTAGGCGAACCTTTTAGGAGTATACCGACACATGAGAAAATTGAAGCAGCCGAGGGGTTTAAACACATATTAACCTTTTATAAATAA